The proteins below are encoded in one region of Rhodoflexus caldus:
- a CDS encoding type I restriction endonuclease subunit R, translated as MSTVGRKERTTQNRIIRLFQDELGYEYLGNWEERDNNSNVEEDLLRKWLLQRYDENLTNKAMYEFTKAAGDQSRSLYDVNKEVYSLLRYGVTVQPEIGQNKKTVWLIDWKNPLANHFAIAEEVTIKGIHKKRPDIVLYVNGIALGVLELKRSTVSISEGIRQNLDNQKHIFIKSFFSTIQYVMAGNDTEGLAYGAIETKEKYFLKWKEITEEAGKDYPYLLEITKPIRDKAAKYDYPLDKNIVELLNKERFIELLHDFIVFDRGIKKHCRPNQYFGIKSAQDFVKRKEGGIIWHTQGSGKSLTMVWLTKWIREFNDNARVLIITDREELDEQIEKVYKGVHENIYRTKSGRDLLQQLNDTSPWLMCSLIHKFGGKDKGEEATDEDVEKYLQELRSSIPSDFKAKGDIYVFVDECHRTQSGKLHAAMKQFIPDALFIGFTGTPLLKSDKQTSLEVFGRYIHTYKFNEAVADKVVLDLRYEARDIEQNIKSPDKIDEWFELKTRGLTDFAKAELKQRWGTLKKVFSSKSRLEKIVLDIVLDMEKKERLQNGRGNALLVSDSIYNACRYYELFQNAGLKNCAIVTSFVPNANDIKGEGDNYTEKLQRFEIYQKMLSAYFNETPEDALKKVEQFETEVKKKFVEEPAQMKLLIVVNKLLTGFDAPSATYLYIDKKLRDHGLFQAVCRVNRLDGDDKDYGYIIDYMDLFKSLEQAFNDYTSEAFSGYEKSDIEGLLKNRLKEGKQRLDEALEAIKALVEPVEPPKGTIEHIRYFCGSNTENPDELKDTEPRRVALYKLTIALIRAYANIADEMKEAGYSEKEIEEIKADIKRFENVRKEIQLASGDYIDLKQYEPAMRHLIDSYIGAEESRMLANFDDLSLVELLVEKGKDAIKAIPDSIKNNPDAMAEAIENNLRKVIIEESPTNPMYYEKMSVLLDELIKMRKEATLEYEKYLNEIIALSGKVKKPNTASDYPTSINTNAKRALFDNLGRNEALANELDQKILTTKKDGWRDNIQKSKAVRNAITEVLKTHGIEDDNEVHRIFDLVKNQRNY; from the coding sequence ATGAGCACAGTAGGCCGAAAAGAACGCACCACCCAAAACCGCATCATCCGGCTGTTTCAGGATGAACTGGGTTATGAATATCTCGGTAACTGGGAAGAACGAGATAACAACAGCAACGTAGAAGAAGACCTTTTGCGTAAATGGCTGTTGCAACGGTATGATGAAAATCTAACGAACAAGGCAATGTATGAATTTACCAAAGCCGCAGGCGACCAAAGCCGTTCGCTGTATGATGTAAACAAAGAAGTGTATTCCTTGCTTCGTTATGGCGTAACGGTGCAACCCGAAATTGGGCAAAACAAAAAAACAGTTTGGCTCATTGACTGGAAAAATCCGCTTGCCAATCATTTTGCCATTGCCGAAGAAGTGACCATAAAAGGCATACACAAAAAACGCCCCGACATAGTGCTGTATGTAAACGGCATTGCCTTGGGTGTGTTGGAACTGAAACGCAGCACGGTTTCCATTTCAGAAGGTATTCGCCAAAATTTAGACAATCAAAAACATATTTTTATTAAATCGTTTTTCAGCACCATTCAGTATGTAATGGCAGGAAACGACACTGAAGGGTTGGCTTATGGAGCCATAGAAACCAAAGAGAAATATTTTTTAAAGTGGAAAGAAATTACCGAAGAAGCGGGCAAAGATTATCCTTATTTGTTGGAAATCACCAAACCCATTCGGGATAAGGCAGCGAAGTATGATTATCCGTTGGATAAGAACATTGTTGAACTGCTCAACAAAGAACGCTTCATTGAATTGCTGCACGACTTTATTGTATTTGACCGTGGCATCAAAAAGCATTGCCGACCCAACCAGTATTTCGGTATCAAATCGGCACAGGATTTTGTAAAGCGAAAAGAAGGCGGCATCATTTGGCACACACAGGGAAGCGGAAAGAGTTTGACAATGGTGTGGCTTACCAAATGGATAAGGGAGTTTAACGACAATGCACGGGTGCTCATCATTACCGACCGTGAGGAATTAGACGAGCAGATTGAAAAGGTTTACAAAGGCGTTCATGAAAATATTTACCGCACCAAAAGCGGCAGGGATTTACTGCAACAACTCAACGACACTTCGCCCTGGCTGATGTGTTCGCTCATTCACAAGTTTGGCGGTAAAGACAAAGGCGAAGAAGCCACTGATGAGGATGTAGAAAAATACTTGCAGGAACTCCGCAGCAGCATTCCAAGCGATTTTAAAGCCAAAGGCGATATTTATGTGTTTGTGGACGAGTGTCACAGAACACAATCGGGCAAACTGCACGCAGCTATGAAGCAATTTATTCCGGATGCGTTGTTTATCGGTTTCACCGGAACGCCATTATTGAAAAGCGACAAGCAAACCAGTTTGGAAGTTTTTGGCAGATACATTCACACCTACAAGTTCAACGAAGCCGTAGCGGACAAAGTGGTGTTGGATTTACGTTATGAAGCCCGAGACATTGAGCAAAACATCAAGTCACCCGACAAAATTGATGAATGGTTTGAACTGAAAACAAGAGGACTGACCGACTTTGCCAAAGCCGAACTAAAACAGCGATGGGGAACCTTGAAAAAAGTGTTCAGCAGCAAATCACGATTAGAAAAAATCGTGCTGGACATTGTGCTGGATATGGAGAAAAAAGAACGACTGCAAAACGGCAGAGGAAATGCCCTGTTGGTTTCTGATAGTATTTACAATGCCTGCCGTTATTATGAATTATTCCAAAATGCAGGATTAAAAAATTGTGCCATTGTAACATCATTTGTTCCCAATGCCAACGACATAAAAGGCGAAGGCGACAACTACACCGAAAAGTTGCAGCGTTTTGAGATTTACCAAAAAATGCTTTCTGCCTACTTCAATGAAACACCCGAAGATGCACTAAAAAAAGTAGAGCAGTTTGAAACCGAAGTGAAAAAGAAATTTGTGGAAGAACCTGCACAAATGAAACTGCTGATTGTGGTAAACAAACTGCTCACAGGTTTTGATGCACCGAGTGCCACCTACCTCTACATTGACAAGAAACTAAGAGACCACGGTTTGTTTCAAGCCGTTTGCCGTGTGAACCGATTAGATGGAGATGATAAAGATTACGGCTACATCATTGACTACATGGACTTGTTCAAGAGTTTGGAACAAGCATTTAACGATTACACTTCCGAAGCGTTTAGCGGTTATGAAAAATCGGATATTGAAGGCTTGCTCAAAAACAGGTTGAAAGAAGGAAAACAACGATTGGACGAAGCGTTGGAAGCCATCAAGGCATTGGTTGAACCCGTTGAGCCACCCAAAGGAACGATTGAACACATTCGTTACTTCTGCGGCAGCAATACCGAAAATCCTGATGAACTGAAAGACACCGAACCAAGACGTGTTGCCCTTTACAAATTGACCATTGCACTCATTCGGGCTTATGCCAACATAGCCGATGAAATGAAAGAAGCAGGTTACAGCGAAAAGGAAATTGAAGAAATCAAAGCCGACATCAAGCGCTTTGAAAATGTTCGCAAAGAAATTCAGTTAGCCAGTGGCGACTATATTGATTTGAAGCAATACGAGCCGGCCATGCGACATTTGATTGATAGCTACATTGGAGCAGAAGAAAGCCGAATGCTTGCCAACTTTGACGACCTGAGTTTGGTGGAACTGTTAGTTGAAAAAGGAAAAGATGCCATCAAAGCCATTCCCGACAGCATCAAGAACAATCCTGATGCAATGGCAGAAGCGATTGAAAACAATTTGCGGAAAGTAATCATTGAGGAAAGCCCCACCAACCCCATGTATTACGAGAAAATGAGTGTGCTTTTGGACGAACTCATTAAGATGCGGAAAGAAGCCACATTAGAATATGAAAAATATTTGAATGAAATCATTGCCCTATCAGGGAAAGTGAAAAAACCAAATACTGCAAGCGACTACCCTACTTCAATAAACACCAACGCCAAACGAGCCTTGTTTGACAACTTAGGCAGAAACGAAGCATTGGCAAACGAATTAGACCAAAAAATTCTGACAACGAAAAAAGACGGTTGGCGAGACAATATTCAGAAATCAAAAGCCGTAAGAAATGCCATAACCGAAGTTTTGAAAACTCACGGAATTGAAGATGACAACGAAGTGCATCGCATTTTTGACTTGGTGAAAAATCAACGCAACTACTAA
- a CDS encoding transposase — MADLFKNKYRSASARATWWDYGWAGAYFITICTQNREHFFGEIQNGKMHLSPTGILADVFWHEIPHHFPNVELGAFVVMPNHIHGILILNNPQTGNNDNDIDNDIDNDIDNDIDNDIDNDIDNDIDIVETRHALSLQNQNQNQNQNQPDETKTPAQKRFQNQGKNTVSSIIGSYKSAVTKHAHRLGLPHGWQSRFHDHIIRNDAEYQRIYNYVENNPLNWENDKFFK; from the coding sequence ATGGCAGATTTGTTTAAAAATAAATATCGTTCTGCATCGGCACGGGCAACGTGGTGGGATTACGGCTGGGCAGGGGCGTATTTTATCACCATTTGCACCCAAAACCGTGAACATTTCTTCGGTGAAATTCAAAACGGCAAAATGCACCTGTCGCCCACGGGTATTCTGGCAGATGTATTTTGGCATGAAATTCCCCATCATTTCCCTAATGTGGAACTGGGTGCCTTTGTTGTGATGCCCAACCACATTCATGGTATTTTGATATTAAACAACCCCCAAACAGGAAATAACGATAACGATATTGATAACGATATTGATAACGATATTGATAACGATATTGATAACGATATTGATAACGATATTGATAACGATATTGATATTGTAGAGACAAGGCATGCCTTGTCTCTACAAAACCAAAACCAAAACCAAAACCAAAACCAACCTGACGAAACCAAAACCCCTGCCCAAAAACGTTTTCAAAATCAGGGGAAAAATACCGTTTCGTCTATTATTGGTTCATACAAATCTGCCGTAACGAAACACGCCCATCGTTTGGGATTACCCCACGGCTGGCAATCGCGTTTTCACGACCATATTATTCGTAACGATGCAGAATATCAACGTATCTACAATTATGTTGAAAATAATCCCCTGAATTGGGAAAATGATAAATTTTTCAAATAA
- a CDS encoding restriction endonuclease subunit S, with amino-acid sequence MKKGYKHTEVGIIPEDWEVKPIGELFEISAGGDLEKKFFSKEQTEKNKYPIFSNSPQNKGLYGFSEKFTYSENCITVTARGTIGYSIYRNEKFNAIGRLLVLRPKTDVDCFYFSEYINKYVDFIIELTGVPQLTTPQISKYNIALPPTKAEQTAIATALNDADALIGKLEQLIAKKRNIKTAAMQQLLTPKEGWEVKKLGEVAEIYQPETISQEKFTDDGYLVYGANGIVGKFNKYNHEFWQTTITCRGSTCGTVNKTVDKCWITGNAMVINVDKIPKIDKLFLYFLLSNQDFSDCITGSGQPQIIRKPLIDFKIWVPKSKIEQTRIAQILSDMDNEIQALEKQLEKYKMMKQGMMQVLLTGKIRLV; translated from the coding sequence ATGAAAAAAGGATACAAACATACCGAAGTGGGGATTATTCCCGAGGATTGGGAGGTGAAACCAATTGGAGAATTATTTGAAATATCAGCGGGAGGTGACTTAGAGAAAAAATTTTTTAGTAAAGAACAAACAGAAAAAAATAAATATCCAATTTTTTCTAATTCACCTCAAAATAAAGGATTATATGGTTTTAGTGAAAAGTTTACTTATAGTGAAAATTGTATTACAGTGACAGCCAGAGGCACAATTGGTTATTCTATTTACAGAAATGAGAAGTTCAATGCAATTGGAAGACTTTTAGTTTTGAGACCTAAAACTGATGTTGATTGCTTTTATTTTTCTGAATATATAAACAAGTATGTTGATTTTATTATTGAGTTAACGGGTGTTCCTCAATTAACTACTCCACAAATTTCAAAGTATAACATAGCACTTCCCCCCACCAAAGCCGAGCAAACCGCCATAGCCACCGCTTTAAATGATGCAGATGCACTCATCGGGAAATTAGAACAACTCATTGCCAAAAAGCGAAACATCAAAACCGCTGCCATGCAGCAGTTGCTCACACCCAAAGAGGGGTGGGAGGTGAAGAAGCTGGGGGAGGTGGCGGAGATTTATCAACCCGAGACAATCTCTCAAGAAAAATTTACCGATGATGGATATTTAGTTTATGGAGCAAATGGTATAGTCGGAAAATTTAATAAATACAACCATGAGTTTTGGCAAACCACAATTACATGTAGAGGGTCAACATGTGGAACAGTAAACAAAACAGTAGATAAATGCTGGATTACAGGAAATGCAATGGTTATAAACGTTGATAAGATTCCAAAAATTGACAAATTATTCTTGTATTTTCTTTTGTCAAATCAAGATTTTTCTGATTGTATTACTGGGTCTGGTCAGCCTCAAATAATAAGAAAACCATTAATTGATTTCAAAATTTGGGTTCCAAAATCCAAAATAGAGCAAACCCGCATTGCCCAAATCCTTTCCGATATGGACAATGAAATTCAGGCATTGGAAAAGCAATTGGAAAAATACAAAATGATGAAGCAAGGCATGATGCAGGTATTATTAACAGGTAAAATCAGATTGGTGTAA
- a CDS encoding type I restriction-modification system subunit M, with protein MAIKKSELYSSLWASCDELRGSMDASQYKDYVLVMLFMKYVSDKKDPLVELKPGTTFYDMLQHRGQKDIGDQINKIIGEFAKNNGLSGIIDQADFNDDAKLGTGKEKVDRLTNLLNIFNKPELNFSANRADGDDLLGDAYEYLMRHFATESGKSKGQFYTPSEVSRVMAEVIGIRNSKSQSETLYDPTCGSGSLLLKAADLAPHGITIYGQENDNATRGLAVMNMWLHNFADAEIVQGNTMASPLFTDETTGELKTFDYAVANPPFSYKAWMNGLDPKNDIYKRFEGYDAIPPKKNGDFAFLLHLIKSLKSKGKACIVLPLGVLFRGNAEAEIRKQIIKKGYIKAIIGLPPNLFYGTGIAACLIVLDKEDAHKRTHIFMIDASKSFKKDGNKNRLREQDIHKIVDTFNNQLEIPKYSRLIPITEIADPKNDYNLNIPRYIDSQEAEDIQDIEAHLLGGIPKRDIDALENYWKVYPTLKSVLFKPIENRPDHYELIIPAEEIKNTIFNHPEFTAFGKQMEQVFEKWKTETIAYTKALDIGLRPKHEIHIISENLLKHYSSVVQTRHALSQQHALSLVDKYAMYQHLMDYWSPDGNDEAMQDDFYEIAADGWAAGNEVKRKEKKTKKGDKEIVKQVPGIEGLEGRLIPPALMIQEYFAKEQKAIEALEAKAETLNAQMEELRDEHGGEDGLLANAIDDKGKISKGNLAKAIKELGKRNEDNAEEWDMLQAYKKLMDQEADTQANIKAAKAELEKKVIAQYPKLSIDEIKTIVVEKKWMAEIEKRIRTEMEGISHRLTQRIKELAERYATPLPTLQSEVDELTAKVEEHLKKMGYKWQLSELGLGGLKDDRITKSENSNPNPKPILKSSNPKNHNSDN; from the coding sequence ATGGCCATTAAAAAATCTGAATTATACAGCTCACTTTGGGCAAGTTGTGACGAACTGAGAGGCAGCATGGACGCAAGCCAATACAAGGACTATGTGTTGGTGATGTTGTTCATGAAATACGTTTCTGATAAGAAAGACCCGCTGGTAGAACTAAAACCCGGAACCACTTTTTACGATATGCTCCAACACCGTGGCCAAAAGGATATTGGCGACCAAATCAATAAAATCATTGGTGAGTTTGCCAAAAACAACGGCCTTTCGGGCATTATTGACCAAGCCGATTTTAACGATGATGCCAAACTGGGAACAGGAAAAGAAAAAGTTGACCGCCTCACCAACCTGCTCAACATCTTTAACAAACCTGAACTCAATTTTTCGGCCAACCGTGCAGACGGTGACGATCTGCTGGGCGATGCTTACGAATACCTGATGCGACACTTCGCTACCGAAAGCGGAAAGAGCAAAGGACAATTCTACACGCCTTCGGAAGTTTCCCGTGTGATGGCGGAAGTGATTGGCATTAGAAACTCTAAAAGCCAAAGCGAAACCCTCTACGACCCCACCTGCGGTTCGGGTTCGTTGCTGCTGAAAGCAGCAGACCTTGCCCCGCATGGCATCACCATTTACGGACAGGAAAACGACAATGCCACCCGTGGATTAGCCGTGATGAATATGTGGCTGCACAACTTTGCCGATGCCGAAATTGTGCAGGGCAATACCATGGCTTCGCCCCTGTTTACCGATGAAACAACAGGCGAACTCAAAACCTTTGACTATGCCGTTGCCAATCCGCCTTTCAGTTACAAAGCGTGGATGAACGGACTTGACCCCAAGAACGACATCTACAAACGCTTTGAAGGTTACGATGCTATTCCGCCAAAGAAGAATGGCGACTTTGCTTTCCTGCTTCATCTGATTAAATCGTTGAAATCAAAAGGCAAGGCGTGTATTGTTTTGCCTTTGGGTGTGCTGTTCCGTGGCAATGCTGAAGCCGAAATCCGCAAGCAGATTATCAAAAAGGGCTACATCAAAGCCATTATTGGTTTGCCGCCCAACTTGTTTTACGGAACAGGCATTGCCGCTTGCTTGATTGTGCTGGACAAGGAAGATGCCCACAAGCGGACACACATTTTTATGATTGATGCCAGCAAAAGCTTCAAAAAAGACGGAAACAAAAACCGCCTTCGTGAGCAGGACATTCATAAAATCGTGGACACGTTCAACAATCAATTAGAAATACCCAAATACTCCCGGCTTATTCCCATTACCGAAATAGCCGACCCCAAGAACGATTACAACCTGAACATTCCCCGCTACATTGACAGCCAGGAAGCGGAAGATATTCAAGACATTGAAGCCCATTTGCTGGGTGGCATTCCAAAACGGGATATTGATGCCTTAGAGAATTACTGGAAAGTGTATCCAACACTGAAATCGGTTTTATTTAAACCCATTGAAAACCGCCCCGATCATTACGAACTGATTATTCCCGCAGAGGAAATCAAAAACACCATTTTCAACCATCCTGAATTTACGGCATTTGGTAAACAAATGGAGCAGGTATTTGAAAAATGGAAAACAGAAACCATTGCCTACACCAAGGCATTAGACATAGGACTACGACCGAAACACGAAATACACATCATTTCTGAAAACCTGCTGAAGCATTATTCATCTGTTGTACAGACAAGGCATGCCTTGTCTCAACAGCATGCCTTGTCTCTGGTGGACAAATACGCCATGTATCAGCACCTGATGGACTATTGGAGCCCAGACGGCAACGATGAAGCCATGCAGGACGACTTTTACGAAATTGCCGCTGATGGTTGGGCAGCCGGAAACGAAGTAAAACGCAAAGAGAAGAAAACCAAAAAAGGCGATAAGGAAATTGTAAAACAAGTGCCGGGCATTGAAGGACTGGAAGGCAGATTGATACCGCCTGCATTGATGATACAGGAATATTTTGCCAAAGAGCAAAAAGCCATTGAAGCACTGGAAGCCAAAGCCGAAACGCTGAACGCCCAAATGGAAGAATTGCGTGACGAACACGGTGGCGAAGACGGTTTGCTGGCCAATGCCATTGACGACAAAGGCAAAATAAGCAAAGGCAATTTAGCCAAAGCCATAAAAGAATTGGGCAAACGCAACGAAGACAATGCCGAAGAATGGGATATGCTGCAAGCCTACAAAAAACTGATGGACCAAGAAGCCGACACCCAAGCCAACATAAAAGCCGCCAAAGCCGAATTGGAAAAGAAAGTAATTGCCCAATACCCCAAACTGAGCATAGATGAAATAAAAACCATAGTGGTAGAAAAGAAATGGATGGCAGAAATAGAAAAACGCATACGCACCGAAATGGAGGGCATCAGCCACCGATTGACCCAACGCATTAAAGAACTGGCAGAGCGATATGCCACACCTTTGCCCACGCTACAAAGCGAAGTAGATGAACTTACCGCCAAAGTAGAAGAACACCTTAAAAAAATGGGCTACAAATGGCAACTGTCAGAATTAGGATTGGGTGGATTAAAGGATGATAGGATAACAAAATCTGAAAATTCAAACCCAAACCCCAAACCAATCCTAAAATCATCAAATCCTAAAAATCATAATTCAGACAACTAA
- a CDS encoding DUF433 domain-containing protein: MEDIQTYISIDPQVRFGKPCTCGTRIAVQDILAWPASGMTFQDITEDFPEINEPMIRQRWHLPHKESVTSNHWRHEVVIGC; encoded by the coding sequence ATGGAAGACATTCAAACCTACATTAGCATAGACCCGCAAGTACGTTTCGGCAAGCCCTGCACTTGCGGCACGCGGATAGCCGTACAAGACATCCTTGCATGGCCGGCTTCGGGCATGACTTTCCAAGACATTACGGAAGACTTTCCCGAAATCAATGAGCCGATGATTCGGCAGCGTTGGCATTTGCCGCACAAAGAGAGCGTTACATCAAATCATTGGCGGCATGAAGTTGTTATCGGATGCTAA